A window from Candidatus Binataceae bacterium encodes these proteins:
- a CDS encoding thiamine pyrophosphate-requiring protein, whose protein sequence is MRAGEVIAEILRREGVTAVIGYPVNHIFEDAAAADIRTIIVRQERTGLHMADAISRLSSGTQLGVFAMQHGPGAENSFGGVAQAFSESAPILVLAQGYPRRVAHIAPNFNAVTNMAHITKSAEPIVLAAEIPNIMRRAISRLRNGRGGPALVEIPADVWNEQLPEPLDYEPVVSTRYTPDPADVRKAAAMLVAAQHPVIYAGQGVHYARAWSELRQLAELLAAPVTTSLGGKSALAEDHPLALGSGGRAVPRAVHQFLHQADLIFGVGCSFTETSYGVAMPKGRKIIHATLDPDHLNKDVRATIGLLGDARLTLQALCTEVGQLLKAPRNAATIAAAIAETRQAWIEEWRARLTSNETPLSPYRVIWDLLHTVDPANTIITHDAGSPRDQLSPFWVSKAPLSYLGWGKTTQLGYGLGLIMGAKLLHPDKLCVNVWGDAAIGFTGMDFETAVRERIPILSILLNNFSMAIELAVMPISTRKYRATDISGDYAAMARAFGGHGERVTAPQEIVPALQRAIAKTRQGVPALVEFITSQETRISEYR, encoded by the coding sequence ATGAGGGCCGGCGAAGTAATTGCGGAAATTCTGCGGCGCGAAGGGGTCACGGCCGTGATCGGCTACCCGGTCAACCACATCTTCGAAGACGCCGCCGCCGCCGACATCCGAACCATCATCGTGCGCCAGGAGCGCACCGGCCTGCATATGGCCGACGCCATTTCGCGTCTGAGCAGCGGCACGCAGTTGGGCGTATTCGCAATGCAACACGGGCCGGGAGCCGAGAATTCCTTCGGCGGCGTGGCGCAGGCCTTCAGCGAGTCGGCGCCGATCCTGGTCTTGGCGCAGGGCTATCCACGCCGGGTGGCTCACATCGCTCCCAACTTCAACGCCGTCACCAATATGGCGCACATCACCAAGTCAGCCGAACCAATCGTGCTAGCAGCCGAAATCCCCAACATCATGCGACGCGCCATCAGCAGGCTGCGCAATGGAAGGGGCGGCCCGGCGCTGGTGGAAATTCCCGCCGACGTCTGGAACGAGCAGCTCCCCGAACCCCTGGATTACGAACCGGTAGTTTCCACCCGCTACACTCCCGATCCCGCCGACGTGCGTAAGGCCGCGGCAATGCTGGTGGCCGCTCAGCATCCGGTGATTTACGCCGGCCAGGGCGTCCATTATGCCCGCGCCTGGAGCGAGCTGCGCCAGCTCGCCGAATTGTTGGCGGCGCCGGTCACCACCAGCCTGGGCGGCAAGAGCGCGCTGGCCGAGGACCATCCGTTGGCCTTGGGTTCGGGCGGCCGCGCGGTACCACGCGCGGTCCATCAATTCCTCCACCAAGCCGACCTGATTTTCGGCGTGGGCTGCAGCTTCACCGAGACTTCCTACGGCGTGGCGATGCCCAAGGGGCGCAAAATCATTCACGCCACCCTCGATCCCGACCATCTCAACAAGGACGTGCGCGCCACCATCGGGCTGCTCGGCGATGCCCGCCTGACTCTGCAGGCGTTGTGTACCGAGGTCGGCCAGCTGCTGAAGGCGCCCCGCAACGCTGCCACCATCGCGGCCGCAATCGCCGAAACGCGCCAGGCCTGGATTGAGGAATGGCGGGCACGGCTGACCTCCAACGAAACGCCGCTCTCGCCCTATCGCGTGATCTGGGACCTGCTGCACACGGTGGATCCCGCCAATACGATCATCACTCACGACGCCGGCAGCCCGCGCGATCAGCTCTCGCCCTTCTGGGTCTCCAAGGCCCCGCTCTCCTATCTGGGATGGGGCAAGACCACGCAATTGGGCTACGGTCTAGGGCTGATCATGGGGGCCAAGCTGCTCCATCCCGACAAGCTGTGCGTCAATGTCTGGGGCGATGCGGCGATCGGCTTTACCGGGATGGATTTCGAGACCGCGGTGCGCGAGCGGATTCCCATCCTGTCGATTCTGCTCAACAATTTTTCGATGGCGATCGAGCTGGCGGTAATGCCAATTTCCACGCGCAAGTATCGCGCGACCGATATTTCCGGCGATTACGCCGCGATGGCGCGCGCCTTTGGCGGCCATGGCGAGCGGGTCACCGCCCCGCAGGAGATCGTCCCCGCGCTCCAGCGCGCGATCGCCAAGACCCGCCAGGGGGTGCCCGCATTGGTCGAGTTCATCACCAGCCAAGAGACCAGAATTTCCGAATATCGTTAA